One genomic region from Sphingobacterium sp. UGAL515B_05 encodes:
- the miaB gene encoding tRNA (N6-isopentenyl adenosine(37)-C2)-methylthiotransferase MiaB, with amino-acid sequence MLDLTHTTKEHDESRQGEALLLEQDPTLSNGRKLYIESYGCQMNFSDSEIVASILLDKGFETTKNYQEADVVFINTCSIRENAEQRVRNRLKEFEAAKAKNPGMIVGVLGCMAERLKSKFLEEEKLVDVVVGPDAYRDLPNLIDKVDDGAKAVNVLLSREETYADINPVRLNSNGVTAFISIMRGCDNMCSFCVVPFTRGRERSRDPQSIVKEAQDLFNAGYKEVTLLGQNVDSYKYTVPVVEGEEPGETITFANLLTMVAEISPLLRIRFSTSHPKDITDEVLYAIASHENICNYIHLPVQSGNSRVLELMNRTYDREWYMERVDAIRRIIPDCAISTDVITGFCTETEEEHQETLSMMDYVKYDFAYMFAYSERPGTLAAKRYADDIPEEVKKRRLTEVINKQRDHSLYRYQHFVGKVCKVLIEGFSKRSEFDFCGRNDQNALVVFPIDPRFKQGDYVNVLVESCTSATLLGKIVD; translated from the coding sequence ATGCTAGATTTAACACATACCACTAAAGAACACGACGAATCTCGTCAGGGTGAGGCATTATTATTAGAACAGGATCCGACGTTAAGTAATGGACGTAAATTGTATATTGAAAGTTACGGTTGCCAGATGAATTTTTCGGATAGTGAGATTGTTGCTTCTATTTTGTTGGATAAGGGATTTGAAACAACCAAGAATTATCAGGAAGCTGATGTCGTTTTTATTAATACCTGTTCAATCCGCGAAAATGCAGAGCAGCGAGTGCGTAACCGTCTAAAGGAATTTGAAGCTGCTAAAGCAAAAAATCCCGGAATGATTGTAGGTGTGTTAGGTTGTATGGCTGAGCGTTTAAAATCGAAATTCTTAGAGGAGGAAAAATTGGTTGATGTTGTTGTAGGGCCAGATGCTTATCGCGATCTACCAAATTTGATTGATAAGGTTGACGATGGCGCTAAAGCTGTAAACGTTTTATTATCTAGAGAGGAAACGTATGCTGATATTAATCCTGTCCGTTTGAATTCAAACGGTGTAACAGCTTTTATTTCAATTATGCGTGGTTGCGATAATATGTGTTCTTTCTGTGTTGTTCCTTTTACACGTGGTCGTGAACGTAGTCGTGACCCACAATCTATCGTGAAGGAGGCCCAAGATCTTTTTAATGCAGGCTATAAGGAGGTTACGTTGTTGGGACAAAATGTGGATTCTTATAAATATACTGTTCCAGTAGTTGAAGGGGAGGAACCGGGTGAAACGATCACATTTGCTAACTTGCTTACAATGGTTGCTGAAATCAGTCCGCTTTTACGTATTCGCTTTTCTACTTCCCATCCCAAAGATATTACAGATGAAGTTTTATATGCGATAGCTTCGCATGAAAACATCTGTAATTATATCCACTTGCCAGTTCAATCAGGGAACTCTAGAGTATTGGAATTGATGAACCGTACCTATGATCGTGAGTGGTATATGGAGCGAGTAGATGCCATTCGTCGTATTATACCGGATTGTGCTATTTCCACAGATGTTATTACAGGCTTCTGTACTGAAACAGAAGAGGAGCATCAGGAAACATTGTCTATGATGGATTATGTTAAGTACGATTTCGCCTATATGTTTGCTTATTCGGAAAGGCCAGGTACTTTGGCTGCGAAAAGATATGCAGACGATATTCCGGAGGAAGTGAAAAAACGTCGTTTAACAGAAGTGATCAATAAACAACGTGATCATAGCTTATATCGTTATCAACATTTTGTTGGAAAGGTATGTAAAGTACTTATTGAAGGATTTTCGAAAAGATCTGAGTTCGATTTCTGTGGCCGTAATGACCAAAATGCATTGGTGGTCTTCCCAATAGATCCTCGATTTAAGCAAGGTGATTATGTGAATGTACTTGTTGAATCATGTACTTCTGCGACCCTTTTAGGGAAAATTGTTGATTAA
- a CDS encoding OmpA family protein codes for MKMNRKLAVFGLTVATSAMLFGSCSTIQNTNNTTKGGVIGGVAGGALGALIGGKAGNTAIGTLAGAAIGGAAGVLIGKKMDKQAAEISKTVEGAEVTQSAEGIVVKFDSGILFDFNKSDLKASAKDNIANLVTTLNKEQGTEILVIGHTDNVGTLAANEKVSLDRANSVRAFAVSKGLASSRIRTEGRNFSEPIASNDTEAGRAQNRRVEIVIVAGDQMKKEAKQQVGQ; via the coding sequence ATGAAAATGAATAGAAAATTGGCTGTATTTGGTTTGACTGTTGCAACCTCAGCTATGTTATTTGGAAGTTGTTCTACCATCCAAAATACGAACAATACAACTAAGGGTGGAGTAATCGGTGGTGTTGCCGGTGGTGCATTGGGTGCGTTGATCGGCGGTAAAGCTGGTAATACGGCTATCGGTACGTTGGCTGGTGCTGCGATCGGTGGTGCTGCGGGTGTATTGATTGGAAAAAAAATGGATAAGCAAGCTGCTGAGATTTCTAAAACTGTTGAAGGAGCGGAGGTTACGCAATCTGCAGAAGGTATCGTGGTTAAGTTTGATTCAGGTATTTTATTTGATTTTAATAAATCAGACTTAAAAGCATCGGCTAAGGATAATATTGCGAATTTAGTAACTACTTTGAATAAAGAACAGGGGACTGAAATCTTGGTTATCGGACATACAGATAATGTAGGTACACTTGCTGCAAATGAAAAAGTATCTTTGGATCGTGCGAATTCGGTACGCGCATTTGCCGTATCTAAAGGTTTAGCGTCATCGCGTATCAGAACAGAAGGTAGAAATTTCTCTGAACCAATTGCAAGCAATGATACTGAAGCGGGACGTGCACAAAATCGTCGTGTCGAAATTGTGATTGTAGCTGGTGATCAAATGAAGAAAGAAGCAAAACAACAAGTAGGTCAATAA
- the rlmD gene encoding 23S rRNA (uracil(1939)-C(5))-methyltransferase RlmD, whose translation MSRRIPQEKKFLKDIAIIDIAEEGRGVGKTKDLVLFVEKAVPGDVVDVELMRKKKNFAEARVTSLKEASSYRVDPFCEHFGVCGGCKWQHMTYDAQLKFKQQSVDNALSRIGKVDTSTMESILGSAQTEYYRNKLEYTFSNKKWLTSVDEDASKLEMNALGFHVPGRFDKILDIDHCFLQEDPSNEVRNAIRDFALSQGMTFYDLREHTGVLRNLIIRISSTGEMMVIVVFAYPEDGQIEALMDFVKEKFPQVASLLYIVNQKRNDTIFDQDIHVYAGRDFIYEEMEGLRYKVGPKSFYQTNSAQAYELYKITRDFADLKGDELVYDLYTGAGTIANFVAKNAKEVVGVEYVPTAIEDAIVNSSINDITNTKFYAGDMKDVLTPSFIAEHGKPDVVITDPPRAGMHADVVARLLEMESPRIVYVSCNAATQARDLVLLAEKYEVKRIKPVDMFPHTQHVENVVLLELKK comes from the coding sequence ATGAGTAGAAGAATTCCGCAAGAGAAAAAGTTCTTGAAAGATATTGCCATCATTGATATTGCCGAAGAGGGTAGAGGTGTTGGAAAAACCAAAGATTTGGTTTTGTTTGTAGAAAAAGCTGTTCCGGGTGATGTTGTCGACGTGGAGCTTATGCGCAAGAAAAAGAATTTTGCTGAAGCTCGTGTGACTAGTTTAAAAGAGGCATCATCTTATCGGGTAGATCCATTTTGCGAGCATTTTGGTGTGTGTGGTGGATGTAAGTGGCAGCATATGACATATGATGCCCAATTAAAATTTAAACAACAATCTGTCGATAATGCCTTGTCGCGTATAGGGAAAGTAGATACTTCCACGATGGAAAGTATCTTGGGTTCGGCGCAAACTGAATACTACAGGAATAAATTAGAATATACTTTTTCCAACAAAAAATGGTTGACTTCTGTGGATGAAGATGCATCCAAATTGGAAATGAATGCGTTGGGCTTTCACGTACCGGGGCGTTTTGATAAAATCCTGGATATTGATCATTGCTTTCTTCAGGAAGATCCTTCGAATGAGGTGCGCAATGCTATTCGTGATTTTGCACTTAGTCAAGGTATGACTTTCTACGATTTGCGTGAACACACGGGCGTGTTGCGTAATTTGATAATTCGTATTTCTTCTACTGGAGAAATGATGGTGATCGTTGTTTTTGCTTATCCGGAGGATGGGCAAATAGAGGCACTGATGGATTTTGTGAAAGAGAAATTTCCTCAAGTCGCTTCCTTATTGTATATCGTAAATCAGAAACGCAATGATACGATCTTCGATCAAGATATTCACGTATATGCTGGCCGTGATTTTATTTACGAAGAGATGGAAGGCTTGCGCTATAAAGTCGGGCCAAAATCTTTCTATCAAACGAATTCTGCACAGGCGTATGAGTTGTATAAAATCACCCGTGATTTTGCTGATCTGAAGGGAGATGAATTGGTATATGATTTGTATACTGGTGCCGGTACGATAGCGAATTTTGTGGCCAAGAATGCAAAAGAAGTTGTTGGGGTAGAGTATGTTCCAACGGCTATTGAGGATGCAATAGTCAATTCGTCAATCAATGATATTACGAACACAAAGTTCTACGCTGGTGACATGAAGGATGTATTGACTCCTTCGTTTATTGCTGAGCACGGTAAGCCAGATGTTGTAATTACAGATCCTCCACGTGCAGGAATGCATGCAGATGTTGTGGCGCGTTTGTTGGAAATGGAATCACCTCGTATTGTCTACGTTAGCTGTAATGCGGCAACACAAGCGAGAGATCTTGTGTTATTGGCGGAGAAGTACGAAGTAAAACGTATCAAACCGGTAGATATGTTTCCACATACACAACACGTTGAGAATGTCGTTTTATTGGAATTAAAAAAGTAA
- a CDS encoding TetR/AcrR family transcriptional regulator — MEPDHIIESIKRTARELFRQNGYHKTSVNTLAKKARIAKATVYKYFESKEMILHAILMDYLRASLQDILKTTKYEDDMASFLASTILRVSRLTYTACNELIGWEFIRESANAQEYLKTLSEDLEFLLLSTFIQNEKINEAISEEKLTFLIKSSKSIVFSFAFTAVSDADVRKNFISFQKEILPYLVQATVQ, encoded by the coding sequence ATGGAACCAGATCATATCATTGAATCCATAAAAAGAACTGCACGAGAGCTTTTTCGCCAAAATGGTTATCATAAAACCAGTGTGAATACATTGGCAAAAAAAGCCAGAATAGCGAAAGCAACTGTGTACAAGTATTTTGAAAGTAAAGAGATGATTTTGCATGCCATTTTGATGGACTATCTTCGTGCAAGTTTGCAGGATATTTTGAAAACGACCAAATATGAAGATGATATGGCTTCCTTTTTGGCGTCGACTATTTTGCGTGTAAGCCGATTGACGTATACGGCGTGCAATGAGTTGATCGGATGGGAATTTATTCGTGAGTCTGCCAACGCACAAGAATACCTAAAAACACTTTCTGAGGATTTGGAATTTTTGCTCCTAAGTACATTCATTCAGAATGAGAAAATTAATGAAGCAATTAGTGAAGAAAAACTAACCTTTCTGATCAAATCCAGTAAAAGTATCGTGTTTTCTTTTGCATTTACGGCTGTCTCAGATGCCGACGTGCGTAAAAATTTTATTTCCTTTCAAAAGGAAATCCTTCCCTATCTTGTTCAGGCAACGGTTCAATAA